In the genome of Saprospira sp. CCB-QB6, one region contains:
- a CDS encoding CHAT domain-containing protein, producing MRNYIYSLCGLFFCLPLFAQSALNWAIYQDSLAQTTKIGVQKQLMMRYYEASFTYNQAVDSSWRLSKYQEAGDLALVGLAYAYLGAYKRPYVEELTALVQDQLSWAEEQAAERLPYYYLAYHYLGYLENLELPAQKERLDKALLWLEKNEENYHELLKLDLYREGASFHFGLANEPETALKWAKKLALLQQPHAKTMAYLLMAQIYRQKGNYERTLEALAALEGEKVFPHVRAKNLASRGICYYKLGQEKQALPYLLEAAKQFEDLGMTKSFYALETNAYLSLLDQNAFKLPLTEEINRGGHAQFPLFKAYIHKLKKNKDLEGIQDLAASLADARRRKSAFRELAKNQEIYIALGEAALALDTAALALRYFDEALRYQTAGLGQQEGLSQLKGQEGLAILWGIYRAQKQINAPLLEQYKSCQTAISLAKELEKQLGSKGGKAALREQTEKIYESFLETAIALEKAEADPIYIQQAFIEIELAKGSWLLSSLRNKEAQQLGNISAELLAEERSLRQDISYYQAQFSRAERKSDSLRAQKMQAILFQKRQALEDLLAQLAQKYPSYSSWQEELEELDLAALQEKLAQNQQSLLAYFMGPKNSYCFLLEAGEIQLFSLGTTQPLRKKLQKFQRLLQRPKEESKQFKMDFIQAAHALYQQLMPQAPKHDLLISPHAELAQLAFSSLLISPEEEAFSRLNYLIKQYAISYLYAANFYLQNSPKRQAQGFLAMAPTYEGHGTAVDRQALDWTQARKQLQPLAGAEAELNYLEKYFKGQFLRSGAANEQQFRELAPHARFIHLAMHAITDPMAPSYSALFFSETQDSLLDDLLLAYELPGLNLSADLVVLSACQTAAGRYQAGEGAQSLGLGFRYAGAASTLSTLWEVNDESSRLLMELFYSNLEAGQTKDKALQNAQVRYLELVDQKEVAAQPFFWAAWVLSGDSQAVDLPQKTNWSIYIWGIGTLLLLLLALGFYWRKKQNHFS from the coding sequence ATGCGAAACTATATCTATAGCCTTTGCGGGTTATTCTTTTGCCTGCCCCTCTTTGCCCAATCAGCTCTTAATTGGGCCATTTATCAAGACAGTTTGGCTCAAACTACCAAGATAGGAGTGCAAAAGCAGCTCATGATGCGCTACTATGAAGCTAGTTTTACTTATAATCAAGCTGTAGATTCATCTTGGCGATTGAGTAAGTACCAAGAGGCGGGTGATTTGGCGCTAGTGGGCTTAGCTTATGCTTATTTGGGCGCTTATAAAAGGCCTTATGTAGAAGAATTAACAGCCTTGGTTCAGGATCAACTTAGTTGGGCCGAAGAACAAGCAGCAGAGCGCTTGCCTTATTATTATTTAGCCTATCATTACTTAGGGTATTTAGAAAACCTTGAACTGCCAGCACAAAAGGAGCGCTTAGACAAAGCTTTACTTTGGTTAGAAAAGAATGAGGAGAACTATCATGAGTTGTTGAAGCTAGATTTATATAGAGAGGGGGCTAGTTTTCATTTTGGCTTAGCCAATGAACCAGAAACAGCTTTAAAGTGGGCCAAAAAATTGGCTTTACTCCAACAGCCTCATGCGAAAACAATGGCCTATTTGCTCATGGCACAAATCTATCGCCAGAAGGGAAATTATGAGCGTACTTTAGAGGCTTTGGCCGCCTTGGAAGGGGAGAAAGTTTTTCCTCATGTTCGAGCAAAAAACTTGGCGAGTAGAGGTATTTGTTATTATAAATTGGGGCAAGAAAAACAGGCCTTACCTTACTTGCTAGAGGCTGCAAAGCAATTTGAGGACTTAGGGATGACCAAAAGTTTTTATGCTTTAGAGACCAATGCCTATTTATCCTTGTTGGATCAAAATGCTTTTAAATTACCTTTAACAGAGGAAATAAATCGAGGCGGACACGCTCAATTTCCTTTGTTTAAAGCCTATATCCACAAGCTAAAAAAGAATAAGGATCTTGAGGGTATTCAAGACTTAGCGGCTTCTTTAGCAGATGCTCGAAGACGAAAATCTGCCTTTCGAGAGCTCGCCAAAAATCAAGAAATTTATATTGCTTTGGGAGAGGCCGCCTTGGCATTAGATACGGCAGCCTTGGCGCTTCGTTATTTTGATGAGGCTCTTCGCTACCAAACGGCGGGCTTGGGGCAACAAGAAGGACTTAGCCAGCTGAAAGGCCAAGAAGGTTTGGCTATTTTATGGGGAATTTATCGAGCGCAAAAACAAATCAATGCCCCTTTGCTAGAGCAATATAAAAGTTGCCAAACGGCAATTAGCTTGGCCAAGGAATTAGAAAAGCAATTGGGCTCTAAAGGGGGGAAAGCAGCTTTAAGAGAACAAACTGAAAAAATTTATGAGTCTTTTCTAGAAACCGCAATTGCTCTGGAAAAAGCGGAGGCCGACCCCATTTATATTCAGCAAGCTTTTATCGAAATTGAGCTGGCTAAGGGCAGTTGGTTGCTCAGTTCTTTGCGCAATAAAGAGGCCCAGCAATTAGGCAATATCTCGGCGGAGCTTTTGGCCGAAGAGCGTAGCCTGCGCCAAGATATTAGCTATTATCAAGCGCAATTTAGCCGTGCAGAACGCAAATCAGATAGCTTGCGAGCACAAAAAATGCAAGCAATTCTTTTCCAAAAACGCCAAGCCTTGGAAGATTTGCTCGCTCAATTGGCTCAGAAATATCCCAGTTATAGTAGCTGGCAAGAAGAATTAGAGGAATTGGATTTAGCCGCTTTGCAGGAGAAATTAGCTCAAAATCAACAAAGTCTATTGGCTTATTTTATGGGCCCAAAAAATAGCTATTGCTTTCTTTTAGAAGCAGGCGAAATTCAATTATTTAGCCTAGGAACCACTCAACCACTACGTAAAAAACTGCAAAAATTTCAGCGACTCCTGCAACGGCCAAAAGAAGAAAGTAAACAGTTCAAAATGGACTTTATCCAAGCTGCTCATGCTCTTTATCAGCAACTTATGCCCCAAGCGCCTAAGCATGATTTACTCATTTCTCCTCATGCAGAATTGGCCCAGCTGGCTTTTAGTAGCCTGCTTATAAGTCCTGAAGAAGAAGCTTTTAGCCGCCTAAATTACCTCATCAAGCAGTACGCAATAAGTTACCTCTATGCCGCCAATTTCTATCTGCAAAATAGCCCAAAACGACAAGCTCAAGGTTTTTTAGCTATGGCGCCAACTTATGAAGGCCATGGAACTGCAGTGGATCGTCAAGCCTTAGATTGGACCCAAGCTCGCAAACAACTTCAGCCCTTGGCTGGAGCTGAGGCCGAACTCAATTATCTGGAAAAATACTTTAAGGGACAGTTTCTGCGCAGTGGGGCTGCCAACGAACAGCAGTTTAGAGAATTAGCTCCCCATGCCCGCTTTATTCACTTGGCCATGCACGCCATCACAGACCCTATGGCCCCTAGCTATTCGGCTCTCTTCTTTAGCGAAACCCAAGATAGTCTACTCGATGATTTATTATTGGCTTATGAACTCCCTGGTCTAAATTTATCTGCTGATTTAGTGGTGCTTTCTGCCTGCCAAACCGCTGCTGGCCGTTACCAAGCTGGAGAAGGGGCGCAAAGTCTTGGCCTTGGTTTCCGTTATGCTGGTGCCGCCAGCACGCTCAGCACGCTTTGGGAGGTCAATGATGAAAGTAGTCGCTTATTGATGGAGCTCTTTTATTCTAATTTAGAGGCGGGCCAAACTAAAGATAAGGCCCTACAAAATGCTCAAGTCCGCTACTTAGAATTAGTTGATCAAAAGGAAGTAGCTGCCCAACCCTTTTTCTGGGCCGCCTGGGTCCTCAGCGGAGACAGCCAAGCTGTTGATTTACCCCAAAAAACAAACTGGTCTATCTATATCTGGGGTATAGGAACCCTTCTTCTCTTGCTGTTGGCTTTGGGTTTTTATTGGCGCAAAAAACAAAATCACTTTAGCTAG
- a CDS encoding DUF2490 domain-containing protein — protein MKNYAFYLSILFLFCFSFSSKVQAQETDEVNNWFFLHTTAKFNDHWKVGNELHIRRDDWVQNWRNLLVRPYVTYSVNPHFSATIGYSYIGSWALPGSEKAPHSNEHNIWEQVSFHHKLNKAIKVAHRYRFEHRFVDQWEHNLLTDEWNKTDNTFRNRFRYRMTIKSNLAKTGENQALFLHVFDEIWVNQADNFRFQGLARNWLYLGLGYKFNPELAVELAYMHQHDNKTISDYLNTPIMQLSIGYKLPIKKS, from the coding sequence ATGAAGAATTATGCCTTCTATCTTAGCATTCTTTTCCTCTTTTGTTTTTCCTTTTCCTCAAAAGTGCAAGCACAAGAAACAGACGAAGTTAACAACTGGTTTTTCCTTCACACTACCGCTAAATTTAACGACCACTGGAAAGTAGGCAATGAGTTGCACATTCGCCGCGACGATTGGGTCCAAAACTGGCGCAATTTGCTGGTCCGCCCTTATGTGACTTATTCTGTCAATCCACATTTTTCCGCCACAATCGGCTATTCCTATATCGGTTCTTGGGCCCTTCCTGGCAGCGAAAAGGCCCCACATAGCAATGAACACAACATCTGGGAACAAGTTAGTTTTCATCACAAGCTCAACAAGGCGATTAAGGTAGCTCACCGCTACCGCTTCGAACATCGTTTTGTCGATCAATGGGAACATAACTTGCTGACCGATGAGTGGAATAAAACCGATAATACCTTCCGCAACCGCTTCCGCTACCGCATGACAATTAAGTCTAACTTGGCCAAAACAGGCGAAAACCAAGCGCTTTTCCTACATGTCTTTGACGAAATCTGGGTCAACCAAGCCGATAATTTCCGCTTTCAAGGCCTCGCCCGCAATTGGCTGTACCTTGGACTAGGCTACAAATTCAATCCAGAACTCGCTGTTGAACTGGCCTATATGCACCAACACGATAACAAAACGATTAGCGATTACCTGAATACCCCCATTATGCAGCTTTCTATCGGCTATAAACTGCCCATAAAGAAGTCTTAA
- the fbp gene encoding class 1 fructose-bisphosphatase, producing the protein MKQLITVDEFIIRKQQDLPYATGELSGLLRDLCLACKIISREVNKAGLADIIGLAGVENASGETVQKLDVLADEILQACLQNSGECCGIASEEQESFVAFDNCKSAKYVVAFDPLDGSSNIDVNVSIGTIFAIYRRNSIDGPCTLEDFLQDGAEQVAAGYVLYGSSTMLVYTTGQGVNGFTLDPSIGEFCLSHPDIKIPESKNYSVNQSRYKTFPEGVRRFIDTCVEEDMRFRYTGSMVADVHRTLIKGGIFMYPSSPSSTSGKLRLLYECNPMAFVIEQAGGAATNGQERILELETKELHQRTPIYIGSKGLVGRLTKKMELLPNF; encoded by the coding sequence ATGAAACAGCTCATCACTGTAGACGAGTTTATTATCCGCAAGCAACAAGATCTACCTTATGCCACTGGCGAACTGTCGGGACTTTTACGCGACCTCTGCCTAGCCTGCAAAATTATTAGCCGAGAGGTCAATAAAGCAGGCCTAGCCGATATTATTGGCTTGGCGGGAGTGGAAAACGCCTCTGGGGAAACGGTCCAAAAACTAGATGTTTTGGCCGATGAAATTCTTCAAGCATGTCTACAAAATAGTGGCGAATGCTGTGGCATCGCCTCTGAAGAGCAAGAGAGCTTTGTCGCTTTCGATAATTGTAAATCGGCTAAATATGTGGTGGCTTTTGATCCCCTCGATGGCTCTTCTAATATTGATGTAAATGTTTCTATTGGGACCATTTTCGCCATCTATCGCCGCAATTCTATTGATGGCCCCTGTACCCTAGAAGATTTCTTGCAAGATGGAGCCGAACAAGTGGCCGCAGGTTATGTCCTTTATGGCTCTTCTACCATGCTCGTTTATACTACGGGCCAAGGCGTCAACGGCTTTACCCTCGATCCTTCTATCGGAGAGTTTTGCCTCTCTCATCCCGATATCAAGATTCCCGAAAGCAAAAATTATTCGGTCAATCAAAGCCGCTACAAAACCTTCCCCGAAGGCGTGCGCCGCTTTATTGATACTTGCGTAGAGGAAGATATGCGCTTCCGCTATACGGGCTCTATGGTGGCCGATGTCCACCGCACCCTTATCAAAGGCGGGATTTTCATGTATCCCAGCAGCCCAAGCTCTACCTCTGGCAAATTGCGCCTGCTTTATGAATGCAATCCCATGGCTTTTGTCATTGAACAAGCTGGCGGAGCCGCAACCAATGGCCAAGAACGCATCTTGGAATTGGAAACCAAAGAACTACACCAACGCACGCCCATCTATATCGGCTCTAAAGGCTTGGTGGGCCGTTTGACTAAAAAAATGGAGCTGCTGCCCAATTTCTAA
- a CDS encoding UbiX family flavin prenyltransferase, with protein MQKHKLVIAIAGASGSIYAKVLFDRLLLLQAQWEKVGVVMSDNAKFNWELELEHQDYKNYPFDFYDKRDFMAPFASGSAQYNSMIVCPCSMGFLGRVAAGISDDLSSRAADVILKERRKLILVSRETPLSLIHLQNMQRLTEAGAIICPAVPSFYSKPKTFEELAATVVDRALDLAGFQLNDSYRWGESAD; from the coding sequence ATGCAAAAACATAAACTCGTCATTGCCATTGCGGGGGCCAGTGGCTCTATCTACGCCAAAGTATTATTTGATCGCCTGCTGCTTTTGCAAGCCCAATGGGAAAAAGTGGGGGTCGTCATGAGCGATAATGCCAAATTCAATTGGGAATTGGAGCTAGAGCACCAAGACTATAAAAATTACCCCTTTGATTTTTACGACAAAAGGGATTTTATGGCGCCTTTTGCTTCGGGCTCGGCCCAATATAACAGCATGATTGTTTGTCCCTGCTCCATGGGCTTTTTGGGCCGAGTTGCCGCGGGCATTTCCGACGATCTGAGCAGCCGAGCTGCCGATGTCATCCTCAAAGAGCGCCGCAAACTGATTTTGGTCAGTCGAGAAACCCCACTTAGCCTCATTCATCTGCAAAATATGCAGCGATTAACGGAGGCGGGAGCCATCATTTGCCCTGCGGTCCCTTCTTTTTACTCTAAGCCCAAAACCTTCGAAGAACTAGCTGCCACGGTAGTTGATCGCGCCCTAGATTTGGCCGGTTTCCAGTTAAATGATAGCTATCGCTGGGGAGAATCTGCAGACTAG
- a CDS encoding M23 family metallopeptidase: protein MSAKPNHKKKKKPLIPWISAHHKLVVVNEQTYVEEKSWRLSPLNVALFSSSITLGIILLTVLVIRFSPLNYLMSSGNNSIADSGVRKELKQLLLQMDSLKMDMENNQAQTESIKQLANAEFEYEKDVEKPKSGGSTETGQKAAAQGVPDQSEATKSVVESAQMERELGSLIQSIFLEDEDRLDRQSFVPPVKGVVSDSFAPSRAHYGTDLVAPKGSVVQAVRDGTVIMSSWSADTGHMIGVQHSNNLISWYKHNSARLKKTGDRVKAGEAVAIIGNSGEMSSGPHLHFELWYNGQPIDAQNYIEF, encoded by the coding sequence ATGAGCGCTAAGCCTAATCATAAAAAGAAGAAAAAGCCTTTAATTCCTTGGATTTCTGCGCACCACAAACTGGTGGTCGTCAATGAACAGACTTATGTTGAGGAGAAAAGTTGGCGGTTGTCGCCCCTCAATGTGGCTCTGTTTTCAAGCAGTATTACGCTGGGAATTATTCTCCTGACCGTTTTAGTGATTCGTTTTTCTCCACTCAATTACTTGATGTCTTCGGGCAATAATAGCATAGCCGACTCTGGAGTTCGGAAGGAGCTCAAGCAGTTGTTGTTGCAAATGGACAGCCTAAAAATGGACATGGAAAACAATCAGGCGCAGACCGAAAGCATTAAGCAGCTGGCCAATGCGGAATTTGAGTACGAAAAAGATGTCGAAAAGCCTAAATCGGGCGGAAGCACCGAAACGGGCCAGAAAGCAGCGGCCCAGGGCGTGCCCGATCAATCTGAGGCCACCAAATCGGTGGTAGAAAGTGCGCAAATGGAGCGAGAATTGGGCTCTTTGATCCAAAGCATCTTTTTGGAAGATGAGGATCGACTCGATCGGCAGAGCTTTGTGCCTCCCGTCAAGGGCGTCGTTTCAGATAGTTTTGCCCCATCTCGCGCCCATTATGGGACCGATTTGGTGGCGCCCAAAGGCTCGGTGGTTCAAGCCGTAAGAGATGGGACCGTCATCATGTCGAGCTGGTCCGCCGATACGGGCCATATGATTGGGGTGCAACATAGCAACAACCTGATTTCTTGGTACAAACACAATTCGGCCCGCCTCAAAAAGACGGGAGATCGGGTAAAGGCGGGAGAAGCCGTGGCCATTATTGGCAACTCTGGAGAGATGAGCTCTGGGCCGCATCTGCACTTTGAGCTCTGGTATAATGGGCAACCGATCGATGCACAGAATTATATTGAGTTTTAG
- the porW gene encoding type IX secretion system periplasmic lipoprotein PorW/SprE: protein MRSLKFIWLSISLLFLFAACKTKDGATTGLGKAYHNVTGRYNGYYNAGLLVDESFKSLNQAHRDNYNQLLALYPYAAAESGQAVAPALDNAIKKCAVNIELHRPSHWVDDSYFLIGQSEFLKQEYEKSAETFKYIVDKYNPDKAISAMTPDERKAFQKKERAQKKKKKKRKKKRRKKRRKKRSKKKKSTKKTEEKKVEEEDISELDPPSYFLKHPPVRYEAMLWLAKSYVELGRHDEAGTYLRLLLEDGRVRRKIKAEAYAVLAHSWLIRKEYEKAIPELEQAIELTRGKRKKNRYVYVLAQLYEQQGQNKLAMDTYKRVLRLRPKYEMEFNARLKRATNAASVEDRKFNPEYALKRMLREGKNAEYKDQIYFALAQVQFRAGSEENGILALQQAMANSPEGSFQRAEAAYMLAELYYKRKDYIPAYNYYDTTSRSMQKEDERLAGVQARTQQLKDLAANMQIYELKDSLIMVSNWPYEKQREWVQQERKEELEAANASNDRKPAAAAAVINTNKLVKSNFALYNASQLKRGERDFKKRWGDRPWADNWRRSNGDGFDTEGPDLASTELPPVTEQDVSDFLKKSGVPADEASKKATEKELRDALFMVATLYYERLGENERSLQKFKELQERFPGHPRELEALFSMYNIAQTTGQNALAAECKRRILDQYADSDIAKSLQDPNFLNAKEKELKAINADYERIYAMIQAGKSEEAYGDLEKVAKKYGANNPLKARFALLGAICQGGMQGKKAYVQALRAVVTSFPNTDEEKKAKEMIAILTGEEVKGGSGKTPIAAGETDEELNNIFENDLGQGHYILVSFPDPSAKVNSFKGAISNYNKKYYSLLRLNVSSLMLDGKFPTLIVRKFKTGKEAQEYYKLVEGNKEFLGEDAPSHQVYFIGQNNYRTILQKRNFEDYKRFFAQTYQNN from the coding sequence ATGCGATCATTAAAATTTATTTGGCTGAGCATCAGCCTACTGTTTCTTTTTGCCGCTTGCAAAACCAAAGATGGAGCAACTACGGGCTTGGGCAAGGCCTACCACAATGTGACGGGCCGCTACAATGGCTATTATAATGCGGGCCTATTGGTTGATGAAAGTTTTAAGAGCTTAAATCAAGCGCATCGAGACAACTACAATCAGTTGTTGGCGCTTTATCCTTATGCCGCTGCAGAATCGGGCCAGGCGGTTGCCCCCGCCTTAGATAATGCCATTAAGAAATGTGCGGTGAATATTGAGCTGCATCGTCCCAGCCATTGGGTAGATGATAGTTATTTTTTGATCGGGCAATCGGAATTTCTCAAGCAGGAATATGAAAAATCGGCAGAGACCTTTAAGTATATTGTCGATAAATATAATCCAGATAAGGCCATTTCGGCCATGACCCCCGATGAGCGCAAGGCCTTCCAGAAAAAGGAAAGGGCCCAAAAGAAGAAAAAGAAAAAGCGGAAGAAAAAACGCCGCAAGAAGCGTAGAAAGAAGCGCTCTAAGAAGAAAAAGAGCACAAAAAAGACCGAAGAAAAAAAGGTAGAAGAGGAAGATATTAGTGAGCTAGACCCTCCCTCCTATTTTCTTAAGCACCCGCCTGTGCGCTATGAGGCTATGCTTTGGTTGGCCAAAAGTTATGTAGAATTGGGTCGTCATGACGAGGCCGGGACCTACCTTCGCTTGTTATTGGAAGATGGTCGTGTGCGTCGCAAAATCAAGGCGGAAGCTTATGCCGTTTTGGCGCATAGTTGGCTCATTCGGAAAGAGTATGAAAAGGCAATTCCAGAACTAGAACAAGCCATTGAATTGACCAGAGGCAAGCGCAAAAAAAATCGCTATGTCTATGTTTTGGCGCAGCTTTATGAGCAACAGGGGCAAAACAAACTGGCCATGGATACCTATAAACGAGTGCTTCGGTTGCGTCCCAAATATGAAATGGAATTTAATGCTCGCCTTAAAAGAGCCACAAATGCGGCCTCAGTAGAAGATCGCAAGTTTAATCCAGAATATGCCCTCAAGCGCATGCTGAGAGAGGGCAAAAATGCGGAATATAAGGACCAAATTTACTTTGCTTTGGCTCAGGTTCAGTTTAGAGCGGGTAGTGAGGAAAATGGTATTTTGGCCCTCCAACAAGCCATGGCCAATAGTCCAGAAGGGAGCTTTCAAAGAGCGGAGGCGGCCTATATGTTGGCAGAATTATACTATAAGCGCAAGGATTATATTCCCGCCTATAATTACTATGATACCACTAGCCGCAGCATGCAAAAAGAGGATGAGCGTTTGGCTGGAGTACAAGCAAGAACTCAACAGCTTAAAGATTTGGCGGCCAATATGCAGATCTATGAGCTAAAAGATAGCCTAATTATGGTGAGTAATTGGCCTTATGAAAAACAGCGCGAATGGGTACAGCAAGAGCGTAAAGAAGAGCTAGAGGCCGCCAATGCTAGCAATGATCGTAAGCCTGCTGCAGCGGCTGCTGTGATTAACACCAACAAATTGGTTAAGTCAAATTTTGCCCTCTATAATGCAAGTCAACTCAAGCGAGGCGAGCGCGACTTTAAAAAGCGTTGGGGCGATCGTCCTTGGGCCGACAACTGGCGCCGTAGCAATGGCGATGGATTTGATACAGAAGGGCCTGATTTGGCCAGTACAGAACTCCCTCCTGTAACCGAGCAAGATGTGAGCGACTTTCTTAAAAAATCAGGCGTCCCCGCAGATGAGGCCAGCAAAAAGGCTACAGAAAAAGAATTGCGGGATGCACTCTTTATGGTGGCCACACTCTATTATGAGCGTTTGGGAGAAAATGAGCGTTCCTTGCAGAAGTTTAAAGAACTGCAAGAGCGTTTTCCAGGCCATCCCAGAGAGCTCGAAGCCTTATTTAGTATGTATAATATTGCACAGACTACAGGACAAAATGCTTTAGCTGCGGAATGCAAACGCCGTATTTTGGACCAATATGCCGATTCGGATATTGCCAAATCTTTGCAAGATCCCAACTTCCTCAATGCCAAAGAAAAAGAACTCAAGGCGATCAATGCGGATTATGAACGCATTTATGCGATGATTCAAGCGGGCAAATCGGAAGAAGCTTATGGCGATTTGGAAAAGGTGGCAAAAAAGTATGGGGCGAATAATCCTCTTAAAGCTCGCTTTGCCCTCTTAGGCGCTATTTGTCAGGGAGGGATGCAGGGCAAAAAAGCCTATGTACAAGCATTACGAGCAGTGGTCACTAGCTTCCCCAATACCGATGAAGAGAAGAAGGCCAAAGAAATGATTGCCATTCTCACGGGAGAAGAAGTTAAAGGCGGAAGCGGCAAAACCCCAATTGCTGCGGGAGAAACGGATGAAGAACTCAACAACATCTTTGAGAATGATTTGGGCCAGGGGCACTACATTCTTGTTAGTTTTCCCGATCCCTCTGCTAAAGTGAATAGCTTTAAGGGCGCAATTAGCAACTATAATAAGAAATATTATAGCCTGCTTCGCTTGAATGTATCGAGCTTAATGCTCGATGGTAAGTTTCCTACCTTAATCGTCCGTAAGTTCAAAACGGGTAAAGAAGCTCAAGAATACTATAAGCTGGTTGAAGGCAATAAGGAGTTTTTGGGGGAAGATGCCCCTAGCCATCAGGTCTATTTCATTGGTCAAAATAACTATCGGACCATTTTGCAAAAGCGCAACTTTGAAGATTATAAGCGCTTTTTTGCACAGACCTATCAGAACAACTAA
- a CDS encoding peptidoglycan-binding domain-containing protein, whose amino-acid sequence MADLGKIQGLIGQYNGQLTKLKELFLADGKIDQEEQAQLDKIEGLIHSLGDLLEDKIDSAQAEAGEDEEAGAPPAELESSQKTIKASVGRGGTNDKADVQLVQELLKAKGHNLTVDGLIGPGTIGEIKAFQQAAFGWADGRIDPGGQSWQALNGAASASSDDSSSSEASDSASDTSEEGGVSGKDFSHPNAGNVSLSYGAKAVKMNSRAEKLLKSILAACGMTGATVTSTIRTYHDQARITMTQTLPGRGAETVRKWYGQDVLDACRKYSGNIQAFADWWQKRDQNRGRVSSKHLSNQALDVVPNGNRSVFANKVAELVPVAGSGVRRIIKKGQMNEPVDHVEFTFKVTG is encoded by the coding sequence ATGGCAGATTTAGGTAAGATACAAGGCCTTATTGGGCAATATAATGGTCAGTTGACCAAATTGAAGGAGTTATTTTTAGCTGATGGCAAAATTGACCAAGAAGAACAGGCGCAATTGGATAAAATTGAGGGCTTGATTCATAGCTTGGGCGATCTTTTAGAAGATAAAATTGATTCGGCTCAGGCCGAAGCCGGAGAAGATGAGGAAGCGGGTGCTCCTCCTGCAGAGCTAGAAAGCAGCCAAAAAACAATTAAGGCTTCTGTGGGCCGTGGTGGAACCAATGATAAGGCCGATGTGCAGCTGGTTCAGGAATTACTCAAGGCAAAGGGCCATAATTTGACTGTTGATGGTTTGATTGGACCTGGTACTATTGGCGAAATTAAGGCTTTTCAGCAAGCGGCCTTTGGTTGGGCTGACGGGCGTATTGATCCAGGTGGACAAAGTTGGCAAGCGCTAAATGGAGCAGCTTCCGCTAGTTCAGATGATAGTAGCAGCTCGGAAGCTAGTGATAGTGCTAGCGATACTAGCGAAGAAGGTGGCGTTTCGGGTAAAGATTTTAGCCATCCCAATGCAGGAAATGTGAGCTTGAGCTATGGGGCTAAGGCCGTGAAAATGAACAGCAGAGCAGAAAAACTACTCAAAAGTATTTTGGCCGCTTGTGGAATGACTGGAGCTACAGTGACTTCAACGATTAGAACCTATCATGATCAGGCTCGGATTACTATGACGCAAACGCTACCTGGTCGTGGTGCAGAGACTGTGCGCAAGTGGTATGGCCAAGATGTATTGGATGCTTGTCGTAAGTATAGCGGAAATATTCAGGCCTTTGCTGATTGGTGGCAGAAAAGAGATCAAAATAGAGGTCGAGTATCAAGTAAACACCTTAGTAATCAAGCGCTAGATGTGGTTCCCAATGGTAATCGCTCTGTTTTTGCCAATAAAGTGGCAGAGTTGGTTCCTGTAGCGGGTTCTGGTGTTCGCCGAATCATTAAAAAGGGCCAGATGAACGAACCCGTAGATCATGTAGAATTTACCTTTAAAGTAACGGGATAA